In Flavobacterium enshiense, the genomic stretch AAATGAGCAAAATTTTGAATTATTGAAATTAATGGCGGAAGACGGTGATTTTAAGAAAATAGTTGAAGACAATATAACCAGTAAGAATTATACCTATCATACCATTTCGTATACAACAAATGAGGTTACCTCAGAGAAAATGACGCTGACACCTTTACTGGACTATCTGAATGAAAGTGAATTTTATCGAAAGATACAGAAGGAACATCTCAACAATTTAGCTGTTAAAGTTAAGGAGAATGACAGCATTATTTCACAAATTAATGGGGTAATGAATCAATTTTCAAATGCAGTCGGCAGTAATCAGAAAAGCGATAAATTGGTGTATTACAATGAAAATACACAGTTGAACGATGTTCTTAAAACAAAAGAAATATTAATCAACGAACAGGGAGATAAACGATTGGAACTGATTACTTCCGACAAAATTATCAAAGAGATCAGTCATATTTTAAACATAAGGAATAACAAAGCCACAAGAGGTAAAATGAAATTGATGTTACCGGTTTTATTCATAGGACTTTTCGCTCTGTTTGGAATGATAAGGGATTTTTACAGAAAACAACTGGCAAAGCGAAATTTGATATAATGAAACATATTTTAGTAACGGGAGGCGCCGGATTTATAGGTGCTAATTTTGTCCCTCATTTTATAGAAAATAATCCGGAGTATCATTTGGTAAATCTGGATTTGTTAACATATGCCGGAGACCTGGCCAATGTGAAGGAGGTGGAAAACCATTCTCGCTACACCTTTGTTCAAGGAGACATCTGTGATCGTTTTTTTATTGAAGAATTGTTCCGCAATTTTGATTTTAAAGATGTCATCCATTTTGCTGCCGAAAGCCATGTGGACAACTCGATTTCCGGACCCGAAGCGTTTATCAAAACCAATGTATTGGGAACGTTTAACCTTTTGGATACTGCCAGAAAACACTGGATGATAGGACCAAACCAATACAAACCGGGTTACGAAAATTGCCGCTTTCACCATGTTTCCACCGATGAGGTTTACGGAACTTTAGGAGAAACAGGTTTATTCGAAGAGACTACACCTTATGCACCCAATAGTCCCTATTCTGCATCGAAAGCTGGCTCTGACATGATTGTGAGAAGCTATTTCCATACCTATGGAATGAATGTGGTAACTACGAACTGCTCTAACAATTATGGTCCGAAGCAGCACAATGAAAAACTGATTCCGACAATTATCCGTAAAGCGTTGACAGGAGAAAATATACCAATCTATGGAGACGGTAAAAATGTGCGCGACTGGCTGTATGTGCTGGATCACTGCAAAGGAATCGAATTGGCGTTTCACAACGGAAAAGCTGGTGAAACCTATAATATTGGCGGAAGAAACGAACGTAACAACCTGTATATTGCTAACACTATCTGTGAGTTGTTAAACGAGTTGAAACCAAAATCGGAAGGGAAATATCAGGATCAGATCACTTTCGTGAAAGATCGCCCAGGTCACGATCTGCGCTATGCTATTGATGCGACAAAAATCGAAACCGAATTGGGCTGGAAAGCCGACGAAAATTTTGAAACCGGAATCCGAAAAACAATTGCCTGGTACTTAGAAAGCTTAAATGTTAAAGTATAAGGATTCTTATGAAAGCAGCCCACAACTTTAAACTTTTAAGACTTTAAATTTTTAAACTGAAAATGAAAGGAATTATATTAGCTGGAGGTTCAGGAACACGTTTGCACCCGTTAACATTAGCGGTTAGCAAGCAACTGATGCCTATTTATGATAAACCAATGATTTACTACCCATT encodes the following:
- the rfbB gene encoding dTDP-glucose 4,6-dehydratase; translated protein: MKHILVTGGAGFIGANFVPHFIENNPEYHLVNLDLLTYAGDLANVKEVENHSRYTFVQGDICDRFFIEELFRNFDFKDVIHFAAESHVDNSISGPEAFIKTNVLGTFNLLDTARKHWMIGPNQYKPGYENCRFHHVSTDEVYGTLGETGLFEETTPYAPNSPYSASKAGSDMIVRSYFHTYGMNVVTTNCSNNYGPKQHNEKLIPTIIRKALTGENIPIYGDGKNVRDWLYVLDHCKGIELAFHNGKAGETYNIGGRNERNNLYIANTICELLNELKPKSEGKYQDQITFVKDRPGHDLRYAIDATKIETELGWKADENFETGIRKTIAWYLESLNVKV